One genomic segment of Lewinellaceae bacterium includes these proteins:
- the deoC gene encoding deoxyribose-phosphate aldolase yields MDPNKQLTYEQVAGMIDHSLLQPQLSDDEVEAGCALAAKYRVASVCVRPSDVRKASQLLENTGVKVSTVIGFPHGANTTETKMAETREAIEHGAVELDVVLHIGKMKSGEFAYVQQELQRITTYAHARDVKIKVIFENCYLTDKEKIKACEICNEVGVDWVKTSTGYGTGGATDADLILMRKYAKPGIQVKAAGGVRTLERAAEVISLGVTRIGASATAVILDPLLGVASDPDDLTAQDGSY; encoded by the coding sequence ATGGACCCAAACAAGCAGCTTACGTATGAACAGGTGGCAGGAATGATTGACCATTCCCTCCTGCAACCACAATTATCGGACGATGAAGTAGAAGCCGGATGTGCCTTAGCGGCAAAATACCGGGTGGCATCCGTTTGTGTCCGGCCCAGTGATGTCCGGAAAGCGAGCCAGCTGCTTGAGAATACCGGCGTGAAGGTTTCTACCGTGATTGGCTTTCCCCATGGCGCAAACACCACGGAAACCAAAATGGCTGAAACGCGTGAAGCCATCGAACACGGAGCTGTTGAGCTGGATGTGGTGTTACATATCGGCAAAATGAAATCCGGGGAGTTCGCCTATGTCCAGCAGGAATTGCAGCGCATTACCACCTATGCACATGCACGGGATGTGAAGATCAAGGTGATTTTTGAAAATTGCTACCTGACAGACAAGGAAAAGATCAAAGCATGCGAGATCTGTAATGAGGTAGGTGTGGACTGGGTTAAGACATCCACCGGATATGGCACCGGTGGTGCGACCGATGCGGATCTGATCCTGATGCGCAAATACGCCAAGCCCGGAATTCAAGTCAAAGCGGCGGGTGGTGTCCGGACTCTGGAACGAGCAGCCGAAGTGATCAGCCTTGGCGTTACCCGTATCGGAGCCTCGGCCACGGCAGTGATCCTCGATCCCCTGCTTGGTGTGGCTTCTGACCCGGATGATCTTACTGCACAGGATGGCAGCTATTAA
- a CDS encoding TlpA family protein disulfide reductase codes for MTIWKTRQVILILNLSCLTFLTCLFSQSDGQVVVLDDSVSTASWNNLLASLKGKPVYVDLWATWCGPCREQMRQRSNVEALASQYDVQLLYISFDDADRYLVWWDYIHDLPVFGYHVLGRESLLYELRSRFGDSEVDGKPALYIPHYVLVDANGQLITSSAPEPGRKGRLRRMFRRHFTSG; via the coding sequence ATGACGATATGGAAGACTAGACAAGTCATTCTGATACTGAACCTTTCCTGCCTTACCTTTTTAACCTGTTTATTTTCACAGTCTGATGGTCAGGTTGTTGTTCTCGACGATTCAGTGTCGACGGCTTCCTGGAATAACTTGCTAGCCTCCCTGAAGGGAAAGCCTGTATATGTAGACCTCTGGGCTACCTGGTGCGGTCCTTGTCGTGAACAAATGCGACAAAGGAGCAATGTAGAGGCACTGGCAAGCCAATATGATGTACAATTACTGTATATTTCGTTTGATGATGCCGACCGGTATCTGGTGTGGTGGGATTACATTCACGATTTGCCGGTATTTGGGTACCATGTCCTGGGACGGGAGTCGCTGCTGTATGAATTGCGGTCCCGGTTTGGGGACAGTGAAGTGGATGGGAAACCGGCACTTTATATACCCCATTACGTCCTGGTGGATGCAAATGGTCAACTCATTACATCGTCGGCGCCGGAACCCGGCCGGAAAGGCCGGTTGCGCCGAATGTTCCGGAGGCATTTCACTTCAGGATAA
- a CDS encoding YeeE/YedE family protein translates to MVPQFLLDLKDWISQPWPWYVGGPMIAIIMFILLWFGREFGISANFRVMCAADGAGDFADFFKFDWSSQGWNLMVALGAMFGGYLASHYFIPNDGDIAHVSAATVASLQKLGMDYQVGHVPLVPEFYSWEALFSLQGILVIVVGGFLVGFGARYAGGCTSGHAISGISALQLPSMVAVVGFFMGGLVMIHFIYPLIFK, encoded by the coding sequence ATGGTACCGCAATTTCTTCTTGATCTCAAGGACTGGATCAGCCAGCCCTGGCCATGGTACGTGGGAGGTCCCATGATAGCCATCATCATGTTTATCCTGCTCTGGTTCGGCCGTGAATTTGGTATCTCCGCCAATTTCCGGGTGATGTGCGCCGCCGACGGTGCAGGTGATTTTGCCGATTTCTTCAAATTTGACTGGTCATCCCAGGGCTGGAACCTGATGGTTGCCCTCGGTGCAATGTTTGGAGGTTATCTGGCATCCCATTATTTTATTCCCAATGATGGAGACATCGCACACGTCTCTGCCGCTACGGTGGCAAGTTTGCAAAAACTGGGAATGGACTACCAGGTGGGACATGTTCCCCTGGTCCCGGAGTTTTACAGCTGGGAAGCGCTCTTTAGTCTGCAAGGCATTCTGGTAATCGTCGTTGGAGGCTTTCTGGTTGGTTTCGGAGCACGGTATGCCGGTGGTTGCACTTCCGGTCATGCCATCAGCGGGATCAGCGCCCTGCAACTTCCTTCCATGGTGGCCGTCGTAGGTTTCTTTATGGGAGGACTGGTGATGATCCATTTCATTTATCCACTCATCTTTAAATAA
- a CDS encoding YeeE/YedE family protein — MKMSRFIFVGILFGITLYKSEAVSWFRIYEMFNFQSFHMYGIILSAIAAGIIGVQIIKRNHLKSIEGEEIQFHDKDKTYPRYIIGGFIFGLGWALAGVCPGPMFILLGSGYTVLIVFLASAMLGTFVYGLLRKRLPH; from the coding sequence ATGAAAATGTCAAGATTCATATTCGTCGGAATACTGTTTGGGATCACCCTCTATAAATCGGAAGCCGTATCCTGGTTCCGGATCTATGAGATGTTCAATTTTCAGTCATTCCACATGTACGGCATCATTTTGTCAGCCATTGCGGCCGGCATCATCGGTGTACAGATCATCAAACGCAATCACCTGAAGTCCATCGAAGGCGAGGAAATCCAGTTTCACGATAAGGACAAGACGTATCCTCGTTACATCATCGGTGGTTTTATATTCGGTTTGGGTTGGGCGCTTGCCGGTGTCTGCCCCGGGCCTATGTTCATCTTATTAGGGAGTGGTTATACCGTCCTGATTGTCTTCCTGGCGAGCGCCATGCTGGGAACTTTCGTATACGGGCTTTTGCGTAAAAGACTCCCGCACTGA
- a CDS encoding NAD(P)/FAD-dependent oxidoreductase, protein MKKSAYPVVIIGAGTAGVTVAAQLKRKDRNLEVAIIDPADTHYYQPAWTLVAAGTFNYAKTARPMSSVIPKGVDWIKEKVADIQPDQNQVILENGDKITYEYLVAAPGIKIDPALIPGLAETMDKNGVCSIYTNPKKVWENLQAFKGGNALFTQPATPIKCGGAPQKIMYLSDDYFRRTGVRDKTNIIFATPGTIIFGTPEFAKTLMEVVDRKHIQLRFFHQLIRVDGPNKKAYYKITANADNPAKLYHNEFDFGQKLITETEVEIPFDLMHLAPPQAAPDFFRKTKLANQAGWANVDIHTLQHKEYANVFALGDVADLPTAKTGAAVRKQAPVVVENISRLRASQKQMTDAYTGYSSCPLVTGYGKMLLAEFGYDNIRMSDPMISRFVDTTKEQYSMWILKKYGLPFMYWNLMLKGLA, encoded by the coding sequence ATGAAAAAATCAGCATATCCCGTTGTGATTATCGGTGCAGGAACTGCAGGGGTAACCGTAGCGGCTCAATTAAAAAGAAAAGACCGGAATCTGGAAGTAGCCATTATCGACCCGGCCGACACCCATTATTACCAACCGGCCTGGACCCTGGTAGCCGCCGGCACATTTAATTATGCCAAGACCGCCCGGCCTATGTCTTCAGTAATACCCAAGGGGGTAGACTGGATCAAAGAAAAAGTAGCTGACATACAGCCGGATCAGAACCAGGTCATTCTGGAAAATGGTGACAAGATCACCTACGAATACCTGGTGGCAGCCCCAGGCATCAAGATCGATCCTGCGCTGATCCCCGGGTTGGCCGAGACCATGGACAAAAATGGTGTGTGCAGCATTTATACCAACCCGAAAAAAGTATGGGAAAACCTGCAAGCCTTCAAAGGTGGAAATGCCCTTTTCACCCAGCCGGCAACACCCATAAAATGTGGGGGAGCACCGCAAAAAATCATGTATCTGTCCGATGATTATTTCCGCAGGACCGGTGTACGGGATAAAACGAATATCATCTTTGCCACGCCCGGTACCATCATCTTCGGAACACCGGAATTTGCCAAGACCCTGATGGAGGTAGTCGATCGCAAACACATCCAGCTGCGGTTCTTCCATCAGCTGATCCGCGTCGACGGACCCAATAAGAAGGCGTACTACAAGATCACTGCCAATGCCGATAACCCGGCGAAACTATACCATAACGAGTTTGACTTTGGGCAGAAGCTGATCACGGAAACAGAAGTGGAGATCCCGTTTGATCTCATGCACCTGGCACCACCACAGGCGGCTCCAGATTTCTTCCGCAAGACTAAACTGGCTAACCAGGCAGGATGGGCCAACGTTGACATCCACACCCTGCAGCATAAAGAATACGCCAATGTATTCGCACTGGGTGATGTAGCAGACCTTCCTACCGCCAAGACCGGAGCTGCCGTACGGAAACAGGCACCGGTGGTCGTCGAGAATATCAGTCGGTTGCGCGCCAGCCAGAAACAGATGACGGATGCCTATACCGGCTATTCTTCCTGTCCGCTGGTCACCGGCTACGGTAAAATGTTGCTGGCCGAATTCGGCTACGACAACATCCGTATGAGCGACCCGATGATCTCACGTTTCGTCGATACCACCAAGGAACAATATTCCATGTGGATTCTGAAGAAATATGGATTGCCTTTCATGTATTGGAATCTGATGCTGAAAGGCTTAGCATAG
- the add gene encoding adenosine deaminase — MDIATLPKVELHVHLDCSLSYRLVEQLRPGIREQEYRDLFIAPFPSQDLNEYIDTASHGIELMQDRTGLQAVTLDLFEQLARDQVIYAEIRFAPLEHLRQGMSPEAVVETVLEAMNAAQTQYGIRAGLILCTLRHYAAKQSMQTAQLVIKYHDQGVVAFDIASDEAHYPVDNHVQAFQIVHEAGIPCTAHAGEARGPESVWETLQDFQPQRLGHGVRSIEDPSLMRYLKEHRIFLEVCPTSNIQTQVFPTIADHPINALFRYGIPLCINTDGRTLSDTTLTKEYLLIRDAFDWTLEDFIQTNLDALDAAFLADHVREELKAQFIYLVSSL, encoded by the coding sequence ATGGACATCGCCACCCTGCCGAAAGTTGAACTGCATGTACATCTGGACTGCTCGCTGAGTTACCGGCTGGTGGAACAATTGCGTCCAGGCATCCGTGAACAGGAATACCGGGACTTGTTTATTGCTCCATTCCCCAGTCAGGACCTTAATGAGTACATCGATACGGCCTCCCATGGTATCGAATTGATGCAGGACCGTACAGGACTTCAGGCGGTGACCTTAGACCTATTTGAACAGCTGGCCAGGGATCAGGTGATCTACGCTGAGATCCGTTTTGCACCATTGGAACACCTCCGGCAAGGAATGTCGCCGGAAGCAGTTGTTGAAACCGTCCTGGAAGCCATGAACGCGGCACAAACACAGTATGGCATTCGTGCGGGGCTGATCCTGTGCACTTTACGGCACTATGCAGCGAAACAAAGCATGCAGACGGCGCAGCTGGTGATCAAGTATCACGATCAGGGAGTGGTGGCTTTTGATATTGCATCGGATGAAGCACACTATCCGGTAGACAATCACGTTCAGGCATTTCAGATCGTCCATGAAGCCGGCATTCCCTGCACGGCACATGCCGGAGAAGCACGCGGTCCGGAGTCGGTATGGGAGACGCTCCAGGATTTTCAGCCGCAACGCCTGGGCCATGGGGTTCGCAGCATCGAAGACCCTTCTCTGATGCGATACCTTAAAGAACACCGTATCTTCCTGGAAGTATGTCCCACCAGTAACATTCAGACCCAGGTCTTCCCAACGATTGCTGACCACCCCATAAATGCTTTGTTCCGCTACGGCATCCCCCTCTGTATCAATACCGATGGACGCACCCTTTCAGATACGACCTTGACCAAAGAGTATCTGCTGATCCGGGATGCATTTGACTGGACCTTGGAGGATTTTATCCAGACCAATCTGGATGCCCTCGATGCTGCTTTCCTGGCTGACCACGTTAGAGAAGAGCTCAAAGCACAGTTTATCTATCTGGTGTCGAGTCTTTGA